The following coding sequences are from one Lolium rigidum isolate FL_2022 chromosome 6, APGP_CSIRO_Lrig_0.1, whole genome shotgun sequence window:
- the LOC124664750 gene encoding H/ACA ribonucleoprotein complex subunit 4-like: protein MSSTPAAVAPPASDPSAPSAADTPPLEQVEANTDGYTIKPQSVAPSLDTSTWPLLLKNYDRLNVRTGHYTPLPSGHSPLKRPLAEHLRYGVINLDKPSNPSSHEVVAWIKRILRVDKTGHSGTLDPKVTGNLIVCVDRATRLVKSQQGAGKEYVGIVRFHAAVPDTARVVRALESLTGAVFQRPPLISAVKRQLRVRTIYESKVLHHDPERHLAVFWISCEAGTYVRTLCVHLGLLLGVGAHMQELRRVRSGILGEQDNMVTMHDVMDAMWALDNYKDESYIRRVVMPLEKILTSYKRLVVKDSSVNAICYGAKLMIPGLLRFENDIDVGEEVVLMTTKGEAIAIGIAEMPTAVMATCDHGAVAKIKRVVMDRDTYPRKWGLGPMALKKKKMIAEGLLDKHGKPTEKAPAEWLRNIVLPTGGDAVIASIAAAAAPEPEEVKVEQDDVPSVDVTKKKKKKKKKKSKEVAADEGRKRKIFGDDVSASTSAKKIKVEEAADAVEGEKSEKKKKKKKDKGEPGSAGLEAVKEEKVDLSDEEKSEKKKKKKKSKQGSDVVDQDSAPDGAAEVEKSDKKKEKKKKKKNRDTEEAQ from the coding sequence ATGTCCTCCACGCCAGCGGCCGTCGCGCCGCCCGCCTCCGACCCCTCCGCCCCCTCCGCCGCCGACACCCCGCCGCTAGAGCAGGTCGAAGCTAACACCGATGGGTACACGATCAAGCCGCAGTCCGTGGCACCGTCGCTGGACACCTCCACCTGGCCGCTCCTCCTCAAGAACTACGACCGCCTGAACGTCCGCACCGGCCACTACACCCCGCTGCCCTCCGGCCACTCCCCGCTCAAGCGCCCCCTCGCCGAGCACCTCCGCTACGGCGTCATCAACCTCGACAAGCCCTCCAACCCCTCCTCCCACGAGGTGGTCGCCTGGATCAAGCGCATCCTCCGCGTCGACAAGACCGGCCACAGCGGCACGCTCGACCCCAAGGTCACCGGCAACCTCATCGTCTGCGTCGACCGCGCCACGCGCCTCGTCAAGTCGCAGCAGGGCGCCGGCAAGGAGTACGTCGGCATCGTCCGCTTCCACGCCGCCGTGCCGGACACGGCCCGCGTGGTGCGCGCGCTCGAGTCGCTCACCGGCGCCGTGTTCCAGCGCCCGCCGCTCATCTCGGCCGTCAAGCGCCAGCTCAGGGTCCGGACCATCTACGAGAGCAAGGTCCTGCATCACGACCCGGAGCGCCACCTCGCTGTGTTCTGGATCTCTTGTGAGGCGGGCACCTATGTTCGGACCCTCTGCGTGCACCTTGGGCTGCTTCTTGGTGTCGGCGCGCATATGCAGGAGCTGCGCCGCGTCCGGTCAGGCATCCTTGGGGAGCAGGACAACATGGTGACCATGCACGATGTGATGGACGCCATGTGGGCGCTCGACAACTACAAGGACGAGTCTTACATCAGGCGTGTGGTGATGCCTCTGGAGAAAATTCTTACCAGCTACAAGAGGCTTGTTGTCAAGGACTCCTCTGTCAATGCTATCTGCTACGGTGCGAAGCTTATGATCCCTGGGCTGCTCAGGTTTGAGAATGACATTGATGTTGGGGAGGAGGTGGTTCTCATGACCACAAAGGGGGAGGCCATCGCCATTGGTATCGCAGAGATGCCCACTGCTGTTATGGCGACCTGTGACCATGGTGCTGTAGCCAAGATCAAGAGGGTGGTGATGGACAGAGACACGTACCCAAGGAAGTGGGGACTTGGCCCCATGGCGCTCAagaagaaaaagatgattgctGAGGGCCTCCTTGATAAGCATGGGAAGCCAACTGAGAAGGCCCCGGCTGAGTGGCTCCGGAACATCGTGCTTCCTACTGGTGGCGATGCGGTGATTGCtagcattgctgctgctgctgctcctgagcCAGAGGAGGTGAAGGTGGAACAGGATGATGTCCCAAGTGTGGATGtaacaaagaagaaaaagaagaagaagaagaagaagagcaaggagGTTGCTGCCGATGAAGGCCGCAAGAGGAAGATTTTTGGAGATGATGTGTCTGCTTCTACGTCTGCAAAGAAGATCAAAGTGGAGGAGGCCGCAGATGCAGTGGAAGGGGAgaagagcgagaagaagaagaagaaaaagaaagataaagGAGAACCAGGATCAGCTGGTTTGGAGGCAGTGAAGGAGGAGAAGGTTGATCTGTCTGATGAGGAGAAgagtgagaagaagaagaaaaagaagaagagcaagCAAGGAAGTGATGTTGTCGATCAAGATAGCGCACCAGATGGAGCTGCTGAAGTTGAGAAGAGCGAcaagaaaaaggagaagaaaaagaagaagaagaatcgaGATACAGAGGAGGCACAGTAG